The genomic stretch CCCTTTGCCCCCTGCATTCCCCCCGTCAGAGCCAGCTTTCCATCACCCTGCCCAAAGGGAGGGTGAGTATCTCCGACCACCACAGCCACCTCTAGCAGCCGCCACAGACTTTTTACCTGTCAAGGATAGACCTGAAACTCCTCCCATCCCAGAACCCCCACCAGAGCCCAGTCCCCATCCCACCACAcctcctcctcaaacaccaGAACACTGCCCCTCACCCGGCTCCCCTACGCTAGATCCAGAGCGAAATAGCCTGGATTCCCGCATAGAGATGCTCCTCAaggaaaaaaggacaaaacatcTGCCGTTCCTCGAGGAGCGAGACTCGGACACTGAAGTGAGGATGGAGGGGAGTCCGatttcctcctcgtcctctcagCTCTCCCCGATCCCCCCTTACACGAGTGGCTCCCAAGGTGGCCAGCTAAACTCCCGCCCCTCCAGCACAGGTTTAGAGGACATCAGTCCCACCCCGCTACCAGACTCGGAAGATGAAGAGCCCATTCCTGGAACGGCCGCCTTGATCAAGAGAAGCAGCTCGCCTGTCCAGGAGAAGAAGAGCAACAGTGAGCTCAAAGACGGACACTTTCGAGTCCACACACCCACTGATACAATGGAAACGGTAAGCCAGAGGATGTTTTGTCATATTTGCATGAAACTTTTATCTTTGCCTGTAATGATTATAGGCAGTTATTTCAATATGCTAAGTATTTCCTATTTCACTGAAAGCAGCATCATGGagtgctaaatgttgctaaaagTAGCCTGTGTTGACTGTCCTGATTAGTTGATAGTAGCACAGTGCTGATAGTTACTTCCAGCTTTGAATGACAGTTAAACAGAAGACACCGGAAGTCAGGTCTAGTTTCAGTGCAGGTAGTAGACTTTCCCTTTTGTTTCATTGTGTTCTCTCTGCTTGGTAAAGGAAGTTTGAACAGTTATTATGCATGGAAGGTACCACAAAAAGGAGTCTCAGTGAAAATCTATCCTAATATTTGCTGTGTAGATTACCTGTATGTATTGTTAAATAACTTttatctagttttttttttttttttaaagactaggAATGGCATTAGAAAAAAAGTGTATCGCACACGTTGTATTCCTTGGAGTTATGAATGAAAACTATTCAATACAACTATTCATATTCAAACAAGTCGCTCTCCTTGTTTGAAGTCACAGTAAACACCATCTGGCTTGTTGGAAGTTGAGTTTCTAAATTTCGGtctaaaaaagagaaacaggagcCTCTCTGCTGTTGGGGAATTGGAACActcttgtttcctctttctTACACTCACCGCACACACTCGCATGCAGGAAGGCACAGTTTGGCTGGGGGCCCCATTCAGAAGTACACTCGCTGGTTTTTTTGCTGAGCCTGACAGCCACATTCGGCCCCGCAGCGTCCCACGTTCTCACATTTCAAGTTGTCAGAAAGTTGTCAGACAAAGCAAGCCGTGCGATCCGGTCATTTGCGTACGACGCCACTCCCACGATATGTTAACTCCACTCACTTTCATTTCTgcaactgttttaaaaaaaaaaaacctttttaaagctCATTAACAGCAAAGAAGATGATTTCACTCTGATATGTTTAACAATTAAACTTCTGGATAGAATAGCTCTCTTACTGCTCATGCATGTTTTGCACATCCTTTCAGTATAGACATAGAATCAGAGATGAAATATATCTGTAATGTTGAGAAAGTTCATGTCAAGGTGAGACCTCATGAAGAGATCTTTTAAACATAAGAATAATGTAATCCATAGCTGCGGGTACAAGGTACATCTTCAGTTATatagatttttaaatattaaataataaggTTCTGATTTAGCTCAACTGGTAGAGCAAGCGCCCCATGTAGACAGGCCACAGACCCCATCGCACTGGTCGCAGGTTCTACTCCCGGTCCTGATGCTAATTGGTGCATGTCAACCCCCAGTCTCTGTCCTCACACGTCCTGTCTCATCTTCAGCtttcctatcaaataaagacaaaaaagaaacacctcAATATGAATAATAACAAATAGTGGATAATTTCCCCTTAGCTCTAAGGAtaaagttactttaaaaaagtatcaccaatttatatttcaaaatataactttatatatataactttcatgaaaacatgtgaAATGCATTTACGCTCATTTGGcaaaacagtcagtcagtctgtctgtcagagaagaaatgtgaaaatTCAGTCTGTATTTATTCTGAAATTCTTTcataatgatttatttcttcTAAGTTATGCTACTGTAACACAAGTGTGAAATTGGATCTATCACTTAATGAAttaactgttttaaatgaatgtggtcAAAATGACAGTTTTAGCTGATTTAGGGAGAACAACTCAAAACTCTAATGTGTATTTTGCAATAGTAATCAAACAGCCGTACTGATACAAAATGTAAGAGTTCTATGGTAACACACATTACAAACACAATGACTGTGTCTGTGGTCCTCGTGTTAATACTGTTCTATATACTTTTTTATCTGCTGTGGTTTGAAGAgttaatattttaataaaaagcaAACAGATCTGTTTGGATTTGGGAGCGACTACGTGGggtcagctgtgtttgtgtttatagatGCTAAACTTTGAACTCAAATCAGTCCTCATATCACAGATCTTATATCATTTGGTGCTCTGATTTCAAAAGCCTGATTGACCTCTTTGACCTGTACAAAACATGTCAATGAATCTATGATAATGCTGATTAGAGATATTGTGGtgaaaataataagaaaaaaacaggtaaatCTGCTAAGTCATCATTGAGATCAGAGGGACATGTGATTAAACCTGTCAAATCTGTGAAGCTGTCCTGACCTGCTAAGTTTTCCTACAGGGTCATCAGTCGTCAGGGGAAGACATGGAGATCTCTGACGACGAGATGCCGGGGACTCCCATCACCAGTGGGGACTGTGGCCAGATGCAGACCATCACCATGCCTCCCCACGGCTTCACCCATATCCCCCACCAGGCCGGCTTCCCCATCCCACACCACCACCTGCACTCTGCCGTCCAGGGACACCCTGCTCACCTGGCTGCTCACCCCGGGGTGCCTCATCATTTGCTGCCCCACATGGGTCCCTACGCTCCGAGCATGATGCCGCTGGTGCAGATGGAGCTGATGAACTGCCTGCGCTGGGAGCAGTGGAGCACCGTCCCAATGTCCTTCCAGATGCAGCAGCAGATGCTGAGTCGCATTGCGCAGACTCGAGGGCCTTTTCCTTTCCCACATTTTTTGGACAGTGGTGCGTCGGGGCCCTATGGAGGACCTTATCAACCTCCGTCTATGGGTGCTACGCCTGCTAGCAGCACAGGAGCACCCGGACAGCAGTGGCAGCACCCCAGTATACCAAAGTTTAACCCCACCGTTCCACCTCCTGGATATGAGAGTAAAAAGGAGGATCCCCACAAAGCAACCGTAGACGGGGTGCTGCTCGTCATTGTCAAAGAGCTGAAGGCCATCATGAAGAGGGACCTCAACCGCAAGATGGTGGAGGTGGTGGCTTTCAGAGCCTTTGACGATTGGTGGGAAAAGAAGGAACGCTCAGCAAAGGTAagtcttttattttactttccAAGACCTAAACACAGTGTCACCTGCAGAGTATATCGAGCGATTATACACCAATTCATCAAACCGACTTCTACTTGTACACCCTGATACAACAGTCTCATATTGTCCAAATGATATGAAGTCATTATATCAGATAGAAGCAATGAATTCAGTGACGTTAGGATAAAATCACTCTGCTGGCATATCAGTGTATAAGTCAGCTGTACATTTTGAGAGCAGAATCCTGGATGAAGTAATGATGATTTTTGTTCTTgtagaatatttaaaaagaaacaactgaAACAACCATGCTATGTGCTTTTAACCAGTGTGTCATTTTGTCCAAcctacgcccccccccccaaaatctcacacttttacaaaacagcATTTTGTCAGGCACCGTTAATGAAAAGGTGACTAACTAAAACTTGAATGAGGATTCTGACAGCTTGTTGCTGGGATGCAAAAAAAGATGACTAAAGAAGTCTAGTTTAAGGACTAATGGTCGATAAATCTGTTCGTTTTGCTCTGGAAAATGTgccattatttacatttttcagcaCCTTGTAGAATCAACAATTAATGGAGAACTAGAAAATAATAACATACTCATCATTTACACGTGAAGGGGCGTGTGCATGATGAAAAGTGTTCTGTAGTCTGAatcaggtagaaaaaaaaaggatggatcTATTTTTTTAGAATAATGTATTGTTCAGAGTTAATACAGAAACACCTCAAAATGAAAattcttgtcttttttcctAGGCATCTTTGACTCCAGTGAAGGGTGCAGAGgggaaggaagaagaaaaacccAAACCCAAAGAGACCATGGGTTCAAGCCTGCTGGAGAACTGGAACAAGGGGGAGGGGCTGGGCTATGAGGGGATGGGCCTGGGGATTGGTTTGCGAGGAGCCATCCGCTTACCTTCCTTCAAGGTTAGCCTTTACATTTGTCTTTTAGATTACAAAGACAGGGGgggggatgtttttttgtttttttttttacatccactGGGTCACTGTCTGGTGCTTAATGGTTGCATGTTGTATTCAGGTGAAAAGAAAAGACCCACCTGAGACTACAGCAGTGGGAGACAACAAACGAGCACGACCCTCCACTCCTGTAGACGACGAGCTGGAGGACGAAGGTAACCACAAACTAAATACTAGTTTGTCCCTACATCTTCTTTTCAGATGgtcttttttcttcctgctgttGTCATTGTTAATTCATCCTGTTGTTCATTTCCATCAGACCGGGATCGAGAAGCCTCTGGACTCCCTTCAGATGATTCCAAAGTGGATGCCGATGGTTTGTCGGCAAAGCGACGGCACTCGCGTCCTCTTGAACTGGACAGTGAGGGCGAGGAGGAGGTGGACACCtcggggaaggaggaggagtcattATCAGACAGGGAGCAGGAGCCTGACGGAACGGAGGCTGCTGATAGGCTGTCCGGCAAAGTAAGCTGCTTTGGAACAGCGAACCATTTAATGTGTGTCTAAACTTTTACATGCGTGCGGTAgatatttattgatttgtttaaaatCCTCTTTCAGGAAAgtggtgatgatgacagtgatgatgaagacgaCTCATCCAGTGAAAGCGCTTCCTCAGATTCTTCTGATGATGGTACTTTGAAGAGCaacagttgtttgtttttttttgttttcttgtcttttattCTTGATATAAATCATTTCTATTCCCTTTTTCTCACGCGAGCAGAAAGTTCGGCTTCCTCCAAGGCCAGGTCGGACTCCTCAGGAGACAGCGATGACTCCTCTTCAGAGTACGAGTTAAGCtcggaagaggaggaggaggaggacgagaagGCTTCCCATGAAGTAGACAACGATGTCAAAAAGGCAGACACCTCCTCGACGTCTTCGTCCTCATCGTCTTCGTCTTCTgatgaagagggggaggaggcaAAGACCAAAGCATCAAGCCCTACTGCAAGACCGCTTTCAGAGGAAAAGGagaaccagaggaggagggaggagctgaGCAGTAAAGCTAACCACAGACCTCCAAGTCCTAAAGAGGAGGTCATGGAGGACAGGAAACCACCATCACCCAAAGGTCTCCTAGGTGAGTTTTTCACCCTTTTTTATACAGGATTCTGATAGAATAGGAATCATTTTCAAGGACAGATTTAAGAGCTtatatgttttatctttttatgaCTTCTAGTTAAAGAGCGAGTCATCAGTGTGGACGGAAAAATTCCCGTTGTGAAGTCTGAACCCCAGGAGCGGGTAGCGAACCTCCAGCCGTCTACACCCACAGGTGCCCTGCCTGACAGCGACCAGGAGACGAAGGCCAAAGGTAAAGCAGAGCCAGAGGAGGTCCCCTGCACCCCTGGTCGATTAGCCCCCGCCCACTTAGAAGCAAACACGCCTGTCCCCAAATCCACCTCTGCATCTTTAATGcacctccctctccctcctcacccAGCACTAGAAGGTCGCTCCCTCCTACACCCACCCCCCGGTCTTCTGCCTGACTTACCTCAACGGCCACGCCTCCCCACAGACGAGGACATCCCTCGCACGCCGGGCCGGGACCTGCTGGAGCGAGCCAGAAGCCTGGGCAAGTCTCACAGCACAGACACTGTGCCCAATACGCCCGGAAGTGACGCCCCGTTGACAGGTAGCAGCCTCCTGCTTAGCTCTCCCCACATCCCTGGTAGCCCCTTTTCCTACCCCTCACAGTCCCCTGTTCTTAGCGCTGGAGTCCCCCGCACTCCAGGAAGAGACCTAACCTTTACCCCTGTCTTCCCTGACCCTGCCGCACTAACTCTAAATAGGAAAATCTCCTCCGAGAGTATAGATGATAGACCAGTTTTTAAGGAGCCTCCTGTCAGTGTCCTGCCTAACCAAACTCTCTCAGCTGGAACAGAGCTCTCAGCTCGAGTCCCAGGCGATCTGCCCTCTGGTCTCACTGTAGATGTCCCTGTGCCATCAGATACCCCCTCCTCAAAGAAGAAACCTGGACgatccaaaaacaaaaagacctCGGCTCTCTCTGCATCTGAAGACTCTTTGGAGCTCTCATCGGAGTCCACCCTCCTGCCTCATGACGCACATCTCCGTGAACTGTCCATGCAAATGTCCTCCAAGTCCCCGGATCACCCGAGCCTGGACTTCAGGGAAGTGAAGGTGGAGCCTCAGACGGTTCTGCCTGCAGAAGACGGCTTCCTTTCCTACGACGACGAGGCCCCCGTGGTGGTGAAGCCGACGCGGAGGGCCCGGCGAAAATGGGAGGAGCTGTTACTGTCCCCTGTCACCTCGCCGCCCCGGCCGTACTTCAACCCACGCTCCGAATTTGAGGAGATGACCATCCTTTACGACATCTGGAATGAGGGGATAGACGAGGAGGACATGAGGCTTCTGCAGATTACCTATGACAAGATGCTGCAGCAGGATAACGGCAACGACTGGCTCAACGACACGCTTTGGGTCAACCATCCTGATATCCTTTACTGCTAAAGTTAATAATTGTGTTCAGGGAACTTAAATAACACTGTTTTGTACTGTGTGTAACAAATAGCAGCCCCCCCTGGTGGTGAAAAGATGGAAGTTTTCGGCTGGTATTGCTTTTAATCTGCTGAAGTCTGGTTGCATTCTAGCTATGGTTTAAAGTGTTTCCAGTTTCTTCCTTGACTTCCCTGCACCAACCAACATCCTGGGcgtgaagaaaaagagaagagacgACGGCATGAGGGATCACATGACCGGATGTGCGAGAAGCGAGGGATACTACAAGATCGACAAGAAGGACAAGATCAAATACCTCCAGAGCACGAAGCTGCAGTCGGAGGAGCCGCCGATGGACACAcaggtggggggaaaaaaaaatgtttcctggTTATTTCAAACTGCATATTTGGACAAACAAATCTAATTCCCTGTCCTCCCTCTAGGGTATGAGTATTCCTGCACAGGTGCACGCCTCTACCAGATCTGGTTCAGAGCGGCGGTCGGAGCAGAGGCGGTTGCTCTCCTCGTTTGCGTGTGACAGTGACCTGCTGAAGTTCAACCAGCTGAAGGTAAACACCGACAAACAGAATTTTGCTCCAGCAGCTGAAACGTAGAAAAGAATTGTGAACAGGGGCATAAGacattcacacagacacagatgtcATCGACATAACTTTAATCCTGAAAGCCAGACCCAGGCGGCTTGTCTGTTACTAAAAGTGACACCTTGCTCCACTTTTTTCCTCTTAGTTCCGAAAGAAAAGGATCAGATTCTGCAGGTCGCACATCCACGACTGGGGTCTGTTTGCCATGGAGCCTATCGCTGCGGATGAAATGGTCATCGAGTACGTGGGGCAGAACATCAGACAGGTGAGATGCAGCTGATTGGTTGGTTTgaagtgggtttttttctctGGGTATGTACaatgtttcatcattattattttctaacattatttttattgattttcaaatacaaaacaataacagctcAGTGCACTTCAGCAAAGTATTTGCATAGTTGGTCCAGTAGTCACATTCAGCATCTACCGGTATAGTATACATGTGATTAACAGTGATGTTGTACAATAGCAAGATAATCATTCAGGGATCATTATGATAAGTTGCACTTAACATTTAGAAGATTCAAAGGCTTctcccatttttcttttaaagagatGAGTCTTTCCTCCGATACAGTATCTTAACCTTTCTAACGTCACAACATCAGATATCAGAGAGTTCCACAAGTGAACAGTAAGGGATTCATCCCCAACCCATTGTGTCATTATAGCCTTCCTAGCCAACATTAAAAGAAATTGGATTATGTCCTTATGTTCCTTTAAAGGGCTCGGTAGACTTCCTAGGAGGCATAGAAGTGGGCCAGGAGGCAGTTGTTGTCCTATCATCGTGCCTATTTCTCCACATAGTGCCTTCCAAAATAATTGCATTTTTTCACACTCCCAAAGACAATGCATTCTAGTTCCAGTATTAGCTTTGCATTTGGAACATATTTGGGAAGCTCCTGTTGTGAACTTACTATAAACATATGGAGATATAAAAACATTATGTATTGTACTGCATCTCCTTATATCTGTTACAGATTGAAATCTTGGAGGGTAACATCAGAattgtttcatcattttttttttaaactgaatgaatctgttttatcattatattttatttacacttcAGAAAATTtagaaaaatcatttttgaaaCCAATTTATAGACATTTTTAGACTTCTGAATATACAGTAGCATTTTTCAGACTGCAGGAACTTCTTGATTGCTCTACAACTGTTGGAACCCTGCACCTTTTAATTGATTCCGCTCTGCAGCAGAACCTTAtctgctcctgcttcagagtccccatggtgtgtagtATTCAGGGAACTCtctagtggatagttcctctaaCTTACGATATTCAAAAAGTGtaatctcagtttttttttttagtacagAACACAACTTAGAATAAAATGCTGAAGTGCTCCAGCAAACCCTGGATCAAAAATAACTTCTACCTACATAACCCAAAGGTGGAAACAAGCGTGATTTTATAACAGTCAAAGTTCAGCATGTAAATAATTCACTAAAtcattgaaacaaaaatgttacAAAGTTACCTTTATACGGGACTCTTTACAGCCTCTTCTTTATTGAACACACTATCTCAGATGTAAACAGTTAGTCAGATTTGTCATTAAAGCAGGACTGCAGCCGAGCATGTTGGCTAATCGTGTTTAAAAGTACCAGAGCTACTGAAGCGATCAAGCACCACACATAGAGGCAATGACTGTAGAGAGCAAGTGGATAGTCTATGTCCAAAATGGTTTCATTTCAAAGCTCACAAACTTGTAACCTTTGACTATTCTTCCCTTCACAAGGTGATTGCGGACATGCGGGAGAAGCGCTACGAGGAGGAGGGCATCGGCAGCAGCTACATGTTCCGCGTGGACCACGACACCATCATAGACGCTACCAAGTGTGGCAACTTTGCCCGTTTcatcaaccacagctgcaaTGTAAGATAACATCCACGTCATCCACGTTTAGTTTGTCTACGCATCAGTGCTGCACATTTCTcacttgtttgtcttttctttacaGCCTAACTGTTATGCGAAGGTGATCACGGTGGAGTCTCAAAAGAAGATCGTGATCTACTCCAGACAGCCGATTAACGTCAACGAGGAGATCACATACGACTACAAGTTCCCCATCGAGGACGAGAAGATCCCCTGTTTGTGCGGGGCGGAGAACTGCAGGGGAACGCTCAATTAACGTCCATTTGAGGTGGATCCCCTCCTGTATGTGAAAGTGCTATCCTTGAACTGAAGTTTCACAGAGGAGACTTCAGGTGAGGGGAAAGTGAAGGGGAAATATCCTTGCTTCCCGTAAGGTGCTCTTCACATATTAAAATCTAGATTGTTTACGATTTATGGTgctcttgaaataaaaaaaaaacaacagcatagTTTTTTACCTCTGCCAGTGATTACCCAGAATTACGAAAACACTTGACTTGCTGGTACAGCAtccccctccccttctcctGTCAACACAGGACAGTATTTGAGCATGGTTTCTTCCACATCCAGTCCTGCtttgtacagttttttttttacactttcccCCCCCTCTGGGTTGTCTCATAAGCTTTACCTACACCACACTCggttaaagaaacacaaacacaaacatgttcagCTGCTTTCTAACGCTGTTGAGGCGCACAAACCTGAGGCCTGAACACATGGCAGACAGCGGATGGCAGCAGAGTGTCGTGGCCGGGCCAACTCCTGCCTTTCACTCCCGCCTCCTCCGCACAAGTTATCTTTACGTGGAAAATAACTGACGGaagttcaaagaaaaaaaaaaaacaagcaaaaaaaattgGTCTAAACCCACCGCAAATTCTGGAATACCAGCCAATTATGGATCATGCTGCTCTCTATTtgtttatgcaaaaaaaaaaaagttcaaatgaaaGTGGAACGTTTGTATTAatgatatttcagtgttttcccAGTTTTTGTTAAGGTAGTCCTCTTCTCGCTTGTTCCTCAAAGACACTATAtacgtgtgtgaatgtgtgaatgtgtgtcctGGTTGAGTTGATCATATCTTGTGAATGCGAGTGCACTGCCCCCTGTAGGCCGCTTGAGAGAAACTCCAACTAAtcatgcagagaaagaaaagtgaatCATCACCTGTCTTTCATCCACTGGGCAGTGTTCAAACTAAGTTTCGAAGAAAAcataatttgtcatttttaagtGCCATATGATTGTGTTATTGTCTGTGCTTAAGATGAGCAGCAGGTGACCAATTCAAAAGACTTGTACAAAAAGTTGCTGCCTATTTTTTCCAGCGCTGCGGGTGTTGATGACGATGTTTTTTTCGGCTTTTTGACCGTCACTAATAGATTCCTGTTCATCTGAAACACTTGATTACTTCTACagtgttgttgatgatgatgatgactgcAAGACAGACATGTTTGTCTGTCCCAGACAGACAGCAAGGGTTCTTCTTTCTTTATGATCtcattaagataaaaaaataatgcactCGAGGCTTGCACTTCTGCTTAGCAACTCCCTCAAGACCAAGTAGATCATTGCTTTTTCATTCAGTTTgattaatgttttgtttttgtttttcaccatTGATGTTTATATTGTATATGATTACTTGTACAGAAGatctaaagctttttttttttaccttcacaGGGGTTACACTTTTATGATGcatctctctctatttctctttttttaacaaaagacTGAGTATTTAAAGATATTTTCAGGGATCTGTAAAAGGAATCTAAGGATTTAAAAGgttgtttatttaaagaaaaaggtcCACTGTGTACAGGAAAGGTCTCCACCTCCTTTTTGGAAAGATTGTTTCTTGTAGAAACGTCTTCATTTTCTGCCCATTTGCTTCCTAATCCTAGAATCTGTAAATACTGTAACTGTGAAtactatataaatatatatatatatttttgttccCTGGGATTTGCTACATAAACTCAGCTCAGAGATCTATGTAAAATACAAGACAGGAGATGAGCTGGTAGCAGGAAAATTCAGCTTGTGtcaagcttgtttttttttattttctgttgtaaattCTATGAAAAGTTGTTTGCggtgtggaggaaaaaaaaggtgcagaaTCGGCATGGGAAGAGGATTGAGGCATCAGCCTGTTTCTTAGGTCTATTTATTACACGACAAAtgtatgaaaaaggaaaatggaaaTAAAGCAATTTTGCATACATCCATAAAAggctgttgttttcttgtgaagCATCAAGTGAGCAGTATTTATGAGAAGACACTGTCCTCCTTTAGCTGAATGTTCTTGAATGGAGACTGATGGCAGCAGCAGAGCAAACAATGCCTCTGTGTCAGGCTGGTTTGATAGAGAAAAAGGTCATGTGATCCACTGACCTCCAAACACACAGCCAGTAGAAAAAAGGTCACCAAGACATaccttgtttaaaaaacaaggtTTGGTACAATTGAAGAAACGATTTACTCGATTAAGAGAGTATGAGTTGAGGTGCGAGAGCTCGCATGGCAAAAAGTCTGATTGGTCCTATTACCACTTCACTTTTGTTCTCGTTATGTGAGAAACTCTCATCATACCATGTATTTGCTTGGTTGTGTAAATTGAAAGATGTCACATTTATGCGGACAAACCTTGACAAATTTGCAAcccacaaaataaaagccttttttgcATAATAGCCACTGTCTCAACAAACGGGAAGCAATAAGTAATGCCTCCCACTTGCCAAAAATGGTGAATGTTACACAAGCTAAGACATGGTGTTTATTGTTTGAGTACAGTAATTAATATGAATAtcataaatgtaaaaaggtGGAGATTTTATGTGTAATTCTTCAAATCCATTGCTACATTGATGCTGGTggaaaatatgcaaatgatGTAAACGTGTAGGTACAAGAAATCATTTGCATGCTGAATGCAGGAGTGCTTATAGCCTAAGTTTACTTTgtagtctgtgtttttaatgggCCTTTTTTTGACTAGTCATGGTAGGACATAAACAGGTGTTACCAATGACATTGATGATGGCTCTGTTCCATTCAAGTGTAGCCTATCAGTAAGCTGTCAGTTAGCCACAATGTAAAGTAGCACAGATGGCACACTGGGAAACAGGGAAGGCTAAATGCATTCAGCcctttttaaaagtaatgaaTTACACCAGTGATTTTCCTTTTAAGTGTCAGTGAAAAAGGACTTTTGTGGGATAAGTTGAAGCAGACTTAGCGGTTGTACCACTGCTGGCTTGTCAGTGGCTAAAGCTAGTTGGCCTATTCGTTACTTTTATATTCATGCTCACAATACACTAGAAAGTAATATAATATtcacaaatacttttttttttaaactattctCAACTAAATTTTCATTGAATCActtgatgttgatgtttcagtaACATTTATTTGCCTTTCCCTTTCTTTGTAACCATGCTAGCAGCACATAGTACTAAATGTTAGAATTTGAATTATAACAACCTGCAAATGATATCACATTCCCATAAGCCTCAGCCTAAATTTATGTTTGgctataattaaaaaatattaacaAGCTGTTTAAGTGTAGTAGCATTAGCTTGTGGTGAAAACATCATGCTGAGTGGGAAAGACCCTCAGTCATAAAAACATGGCTGCCATCAGAAAAACAATGACTCTGAAGACATGTAAGACATAAGACATGTATTATGTAGGTTATTTAACAGTTGTACATTTTCAATGCACACAGCTATCATAAAACATTTAGTAactatttaacattttacagtACTTAAtcttcacagtttgtttttctatgtCAATtgttttgtacatgtgtgaaagtTCTACATTTAAATGTCAAGTTTGGGTAAACAACAGTAAAAAACATGATACATGTTCAAGTTTTTCTTAATTGGGA from Labrus bergylta chromosome 17, fLabBer1.1, whole genome shotgun sequence encodes the following:
- the setd1ba gene encoding histone-lysine N-methyltransferase SETD1B-A isoform X2; protein product: MSKPGERNRLNEDHGRKQSSSLANGMDSHPVCGSAEKRSHHWRSYKLIIDPALKKGSHKLYRYDGQTFNMPNPGMPPVDMVRDPRIGRLWTKYKETDLPVPKFKIDECYIGPVPPKEVTFARLNDNIREGFLTDMCKKFGDIEEVEILYNPKNKKHLGIAKVVFETVKAAKVAVQSLHDTSVMGNIIHVELDPKGENRLRYFQLLMNGSYTPRTLPVGGEEAREISPRSLAEALLACEPIRRLSESSVSAVGGTLPPSSSTTPLSLETGYSSLRQDTPQSQGTPHTPRQTGTPFSQDSNFSSRQSTPAYQSGRPESSGAYKSRRHESKFQDAYNRRPERPQYRSNMFRSTTSSESFKPHQLTPPEPPPSTPSFTYTAPPPATPNFKSAFSPYQAPLPPAFPPSEPAFHHPAQREGEYLRPPQPPLAAATDFLPVKDRPETPPIPEPPPEPSPHPTTPPPQTPEHCPSPGSPTLDPERNSLDSRIEMLLKEKRTKHLPFLEERDSDTEVRMEGSPISSSSSQLSPIPPYTSGSQGGQLNSRPSSTGLEDISPTPLPDSEDEEPIPGTAALIKRSSSPVQEKKSNSELKDGHFRVHTPTDTMETGHQSSGEDMEISDDEMPGTPITSGDCGQMQTITMPPHGFTHIPHQAGFPIPHHHLHSAVQGHPAHLAAHPGVPHHLLPHMGPYAPSMMPLVQMELMNCLRWEQWSTVPMSFQMQQQMLSRIAQTRGPFPFPHFLDSGASGPYGGPYQPPSMGATPASSTGAPGQQWQHPSIPKFNPTVPPPGYESKKEDPHKATVDGVLLVIVKELKAIMKRDLNRKMVEVVAFRAFDDWWEKKERSAKASLTPVKGAEGKEEEKPKPKETMGSSLLENWNKGEGLGYEGMGLGIGLRGAIRLPSFKVKRKDPPETTAVGDNKRARPSTPVDDELEDEDRDREASGLPSDDSKVDADGLSAKRRHSRPLELDSEGEEEVDTSGKEEESLSDREQEPDGTEAADRLSGKESGDDDSDDEDDSSSESASSDSSDDESSASSKARSDSSGDSDDSSSEYELSSEEEEEEDEKASHEVDNDVKKADTSSTSSSSSSSSSDEEGEEAKTKASSPTARPLSEEKENQRRREELSSKANHRPPSPKEEVMEDRKPPSPKVKERVISVDGKIPVVKSEPQERVANLQPSTPTGALPDSDQETKAKGKAEPEEVPCTPGRLAPAHLEANTPVPKSTSASLMHLPLPPHPALEGRSLLHPPPGLLPDLPQRPRLPTDEDIPRTPGRDLLERARSLGKSHSTDTVPNTPGSDAPLTGSSLLLSSPHIPGSPFSYPSQSPVLSAGVPRTPGRDLTFTPVFPDPAALTLNRKISSESIDDRPVFKEPPVSVLPNQTLSAGTELSARVPGDLPSGLTVDVPVPSDTPSSKKKPGRSKNKKTSALSASEDSLELSSESTLLPHDAHLRELSMQMSSKSPDHPSLDFREVKVEPQTVLPAEDGFLSYDDEAPVVVKPTRRARRKWEELLLSPVTSPPRPYFNPRSEFEEMTILYDIWNEGIDEEDMRLLQITYDKMLQQDNGNDWLNDTLWVNHPATNILGVKKKRRDDGMRDHMTGCARSEGYYKIDKKDKIKYLQSTKLQSEEPPMDTQGMSIPAQVHASTRSGSERRSEQRRLLSSFACDSDLLKFNQLKFRKKRIRFCRSHIHDWGLFAMEPIAADEMVIEYVGQNIRQVIADMREKRYEEEGIGSSYMFRVDHDTIIDATKCGNFARFINHSCNPNCYAKVITVESQKKIVIYSRQPINVNEEITYDYKFPIEDEKIPCLCGAENCRGTLN